From the genome of Methylocystis bryophila, one region includes:
- a CDS encoding cupin domain-containing protein translates to MKAVFIGALIGPLLSSSPVKAADAIDTHKVFLPQEIQWATTPPSLPSGAEVAVLHGDPEKPGMFVLRLKLPKGYKIAPHMHNQSENLTVISGSLRLGLGPAADRASVETLPAGSFSSMPHGVVHYALVNEDSVVQISGSGPWNIEYVNPKDDPRLNGAPEPTQNELYSSRSR, encoded by the coding sequence ATGAAGGCCGTCTTCATCGGAGCTTTGATCGGGCCGCTTCTCAGCTCTTCGCCCGTGAAGGCTGCAGACGCGATCGACACGCACAAGGTTTTCCTGCCGCAAGAGATCCAATGGGCGACGACTCCGCCCAGCCTGCCTTCGGGAGCGGAGGTGGCGGTGCTTCACGGCGATCCAGAAAAGCCTGGCATGTTCGTGCTGCGCCTGAAATTGCCAAAGGGCTATAAGATCGCGCCGCACATGCACAACCAGTCAGAGAACCTCACGGTGATTTCCGGGAGCCTGAGGCTAGGGCTTGGACCGGCCGCTGACCGCGCTTCTGTGGAAACGCTTCCTGCGGGCAGCTTCTCCTCGATGCCGCACGGGGTCGTGCACTACGCCCTTGTCAACGAGGATTCGGTTGTTCAGATTTCCGGCAGCGGTCCCTGGAATATTGAATACGTCAATCCCAAAGACGACCCGCGATTGAACGGCGCTCCAGAGCCGACACAAAACGAGCTCTATTCTTCACGGTCACGATAA
- a CDS encoding NADH-quinone oxidoreductase subunit D, producing MESSMLRNFEINFGPVHPAAHGVLRLILELDGEVVRRADPHVGFLHRGTEKLIEDKTYLQALPYFDRLDYVAPMNQEHAFCLAAEKLLRLDVPARARLIRVLYCEIGRLLSHLLNITTQASDVGALSPNLWGFEQREKLMVFYERASGARLHANYFRIGGVHQDLPPELLDDIEAFCDPFLQACDDLEVLLTDNRIFKQRNADIGTIPLAQAWAWGFSGVMIRACGAAWDLRKAQPYECYEDLDFDIPVGKHGDCYDRYCVRMAEMRQSVRIMRQCLAKLRSSEGAGPVMIENHKIAPPTRRQMKRSMEALIESFKLYTEGFRVPAGEVYAAVEAPKGEFGVYLVSGGANKPYRCKIRAPSFAHLQAMERLSQGHMLADASAIIGSLDVVFGEIDR from the coding sequence ATGGAAAGCTCGATGTTGAGAAATTTCGAGATCAATTTCGGCCCCGTGCATCCTGCGGCGCACGGGGTGCTTCGTCTCATTCTCGAGCTCGACGGGGAGGTCGTTCGGCGAGCGGATCCGCATGTCGGCTTTCTGCACCGCGGCACTGAAAAGCTGATCGAGGATAAGACCTATCTACAGGCCTTACCCTATTTCGACCGGCTCGATTATGTCGCGCCGATGAATCAGGAGCATGCGTTCTGCCTCGCGGCGGAAAAGCTCCTGCGACTGGACGTGCCAGCGCGGGCCCGGCTCATTCGCGTTCTCTATTGCGAGATTGGGCGACTGCTCTCGCATCTGCTTAACATCACGACGCAGGCTTCCGACGTCGGCGCGCTCTCGCCCAATCTTTGGGGATTCGAGCAGCGCGAGAAGCTCATGGTGTTCTATGAGCGCGCATCGGGAGCGCGATTGCACGCCAATTACTTTCGCATCGGCGGGGTTCACCAGGATCTTCCGCCCGAGCTCCTCGACGATATCGAAGCCTTTTGCGATCCTTTCCTTCAAGCTTGCGACGACCTGGAAGTTTTGCTCACGGACAACCGCATCTTCAAGCAGCGCAACGCGGACATCGGAACGATCCCTCTGGCGCAAGCATGGGCGTGGGGTTTCTCGGGCGTCATGATTCGCGCCTGCGGAGCCGCCTGGGATTTGCGTAAAGCGCAGCCTTACGAATGCTACGAAGATCTCGACTTCGACATTCCGGTAGGAAAGCATGGGGACTGCTACGATCGCTATTGCGTGCGCATGGCGGAGATGCGGCAGTCGGTTCGGATCATGCGGCAATGCCTTGCGAAGCTGCGGTCTTCGGAAGGAGCGGGGCCGGTCATGATCGAAAACCATAAGATCGCGCCGCCCACGCGACGCCAGATGAAGCGCTCGATGGAAGCCTTGATCGAGTCCTTCAAGCTATACACGGAAGGGTTTCGCGTGCCGGCTGGCGAAGTCTACGCCGCGGTCGAGGCGCCCAAAGGGGAATTCGGCGTCTACCTCGTCTCCGGAGGCGCCAATAAGCCATACCGCTGCAAAATCAGAGCGCCTTCCTTCGCGCATTTGCAAGCGATGGAGCGGCTTTCCCAAGGCCACATGCTCGCCGACGCGTCCGCGATCATAGGATCGCTCGACGTCGTTTTCGGCGAGATCGACCGTTGA
- a CDS encoding DUF4383 domain-containing protein, whose product MIESRWNADLLAQFFGLLFLLLGALGFTPNAFVSVDGFFTVNDLQNYAHLATGALFLASALLGAPITTLRGVALLYAISAVVGFAFPDADMIKGFELSLADRWLHAGLAFVLLLVGFLAPIEERLSSAQT is encoded by the coding sequence ATGATCGAGTCGCGCTGGAACGCCGACCTCTTGGCGCAATTCTTCGGCCTCCTCTTCTTGCTCTTGGGAGCGCTGGGCTTCACCCCGAACGCCTTCGTTTCGGTCGATGGCTTCTTTACGGTGAATGATCTGCAAAACTACGCGCATCTCGCCACGGGCGCTCTGTTCCTGGCCAGCGCGCTCCTAGGCGCGCCGATCACGACACTGCGTGGCGTCGCCCTTCTCTATGCGATCAGCGCGGTTGTGGGGTTCGCCTTTCCCGATGCGGACATGATCAAGGGCTTCGAGTTGAGCCTGGCCGATCGATGGCTGCACGCCGGCTTGGCCTTCGTGCTCCTTCTGGTGGGATTCCTGGCTCCGATAGAGGAAAGGCTGTCTTCCGCCCAAACGTAA
- a CDS encoding class I fructose-bisphosphate aldolase → MDKDHLARTAKALVAEGRGIFAADESGGTIAKRFAAIGVGSTEETRRDYRELLFRSKDALRQYISGVILFDETIRQSASDGAPLVKLIEAAGAIPGIKVDLGARPLPNFPGETITEGLDGLHDRLMNYYGLGARFAKWRAVIDINQDTGVPTEYAVEANARALARYAAHCQDANLAPIVEPEVLMDGDHDIERCAEVTEFVLNRVFAALYEARVFLEGMALKPNMVVAGKKCARRAPPEQVAEATLRVLRRTVPIAVPGVAFLSGGQSDVEATANLDAINRIRGPWALTFSYGRALQTSALKCWAGKPENVKAAQAAFTHRARMNALASQGRWTEKQEEAA, encoded by the coding sequence ATGGACAAAGATCATCTAGCTCGAACGGCGAAAGCTTTGGTGGCCGAGGGCAGAGGGATTTTTGCCGCCGACGAGAGCGGCGGAACGATTGCGAAGCGCTTTGCGGCCATTGGCGTCGGATCGACGGAGGAGACTCGTCGCGACTATCGCGAGCTGCTGTTTCGATCGAAGGACGCGCTAAGACAATATATATCCGGCGTCATTCTCTTTGACGAAACCATCAGGCAGTCGGCGAGCGATGGCGCGCCGCTCGTCAAGCTGATCGAGGCGGCAGGGGCGATTCCAGGCATAAAGGTGGACTTGGGCGCGAGGCCGCTCCCCAACTTCCCCGGAGAAACCATCACGGAAGGTCTCGACGGGCTGCACGACCGGCTCATGAATTATTACGGCTTGGGGGCGCGTTTCGCCAAATGGCGCGCCGTGATCGACATCAACCAGGATACAGGCGTTCCAACGGAATATGCAGTCGAAGCGAACGCACGGGCCCTGGCGCGATATGCGGCCCATTGCCAAGACGCGAATCTCGCGCCGATCGTCGAGCCTGAGGTCCTGATGGACGGGGATCACGACATTGAGCGTTGCGCCGAAGTCACCGAGTTCGTGCTCAATCGCGTCTTCGCCGCGCTCTACGAGGCCCGCGTTTTTCTCGAGGGAATGGCGCTCAAGCCCAACATGGTCGTTGCGGGCAAAAAATGCGCGCGCCGAGCGCCGCCCGAACAAGTCGCGGAAGCGACGCTGAGAGTCCTGCGGCGAACCGTTCCGATCGCGGTTCCCGGCGTCGCCTTCCTTTCCGGCGGGCAGTCGGATGTCGAGGCCACGGCAAATCTCGACGCCATCAATCGGATTCGCGGGCCCTGGGCCCTCACCTTCAGCTACGGCCGGGCCTTGCAAACCTCAGCGCTCAAGTGCTGGGCGGGAAAGCCCGAAAACGTCAAGGCCGCGCAAGCGGCGTTCACGCACCGCGCCCGGATGAACGCGCTGGCTTCGCAGGGCCGCTGGACGGAAAAGCAAGAGGAGGCAGCTTGA